One stretch of Thermanaerosceptrum fracticalcis DNA includes these proteins:
- a CDS encoding gamma-glutamylcyclotransferase family protein: MKSKTLYIAYGSNLNLQQMAFRCPTAKVIGASKIKDYELLFRGGRRGSVATVEPLKGSHVPVLLWELKEKDLQALDRYEGYPHFYRKEILDVELNGKTISAMVYIMNDGHPFGAPSDYYLNTILEGYESAGFDTEVLEQAVEKSIRLAKEQQPEQENLFGLKWW, from the coding sequence ATGAAAAGCAAAACCTTGTACATTGCGTACGGAAGCAATCTCAACCTGCAGCAGATGGCATTTAGATGCCCCACTGCCAAGGTAATCGGGGCAAGTAAAATTAAGGATTATGAGCTGCTGTTCCGTGGCGGTCGCAGAGGTTCGGTAGCAACGGTGGAACCTCTCAAGGGAAGCCATGTTCCTGTTCTTTTATGGGAACTGAAAGAAAAAGACCTGCAGGCTCTTGACCGTTATGAGGGGTATCCCCATTTTTACCGCAAGGAAATCCTTGATGTCGAGCTTAACGGCAAGACCATTTCTGCGATGGTTTATATCATGAACGACGGGCATCCCTTCGGCGCGCCCTCGGATTACTACTTGAACACCATTTTGGAAGGCTATGAAAGCGCGGGCTTTGACACCGAGGTTCTGGAACAGGCAGTGGAAAAATCCATCCGGCTTGCTAAGGAACAACAGCCGGAACAGGAAAACCTGTTTGGCCTGAAATGGTGGTGA
- a CDS encoding M23 family metallopeptidase codes for MADPATITLAVRAVIAAATNKRTWKAVGVLVAAILTPFILIVVMIVSLLSAAADHNSNAIELCFNGGAISSRVPSDYATYIRDMQDSFAMLDTVISGISSLVEGGSIDSTRVKAIFYSLFFGSENLRMDSSDYRAFADCFVRYETRTRAVDNGDGTTSEEEYTVAVPLKSLPEIYGNLQSTLGRTITYEEQANASEIYYRINYGGSVPTYGEEFDAWVNGLPLSDAPFTGVDGFCSPLGENWRSMVTSEFGYRTDPFTGQRRGHSGLDMGASKGTPIHAALDGTVLFVRYKNTGYGYHLAIDHGGGFVTIYAHCSKILVAEGQIVKAGDIIAQVGSTGRSTGEHLHFEVRVNGEKQNPRNYLP; via the coding sequence ATGGCTGATCCCGCAACCATCACCCTTGCGGTCAGGGCGGTCATCGCCGCGGCAACCAACAAAAGGACATGGAAGGCTGTCGGCGTTCTTGTCGCCGCCATCCTGACGCCCTTCATCCTTATCGTTGTAATGATCGTGAGCCTGCTCTCGGCTGCGGCGGATCACAACAGCAACGCCATAGAATTGTGCTTCAACGGCGGCGCGATCTCTTCCCGGGTTCCCTCCGATTACGCCACCTATATCCGAGATATGCAGGATAGCTTCGCCATGCTTGACACCGTCATCTCCGGTATATCATCACTGGTGGAGGGCGGTAGCATCGACAGTACAAGGGTTAAGGCGATTTTTTATTCTCTGTTCTTCGGCTCTGAAAATCTGCGGATGGACAGCTCGGACTACCGTGCCTTTGCTGACTGCTTCGTCCGTTATGAAACCCGCACCCGAGCCGTGGACAATGGCGATGGCACAACCTCGGAGGAAGAATACACCGTAGCTGTACCGCTTAAATCACTGCCGGAAATTTACGGAAACCTTCAGAGCACCCTTGGTAGGACCATCACCTATGAGGAACAGGCCAACGCTTCGGAGATTTACTACCGAATTAATTACGGCGGCAGTGTCCCCACTTATGGAGAAGAATTCGATGCTTGGGTAAACGGACTGCCGCTGTCCGATGCACCCTTTACCGGCGTGGACGGTTTCTGTTCTCCTCTCGGGGAAAACTGGCGCAGCATGGTTACCTCGGAATTTGGCTACAGAACCGATCCTTTCACCGGCCAGCGCAGAGGACATTCCGGACTGGACATGGGAGCGTCCAAAGGCACACCGATCCATGCAGCCCTTGATGGTACTGTGCTGTTTGTGCGCTATAAGAACACAGGCTACGGCTATCATCTGGCCATTGACCACGGCGGCGGTTTCGTCACCATATATGCCCACTGCTCCAAAATCCTTGTCGCTGAGGGGCAGATCGTGAAGGCGGGCGACATCATCGCACAGGTCGGTTCTACAGGCCGAAGCACCGGAGAGCACTTGCACTTTGAGGTACGAGTGAACGGTGAAAAGCAAAACCCAAGAAACTATCTGCCGTAA
- a CDS encoding Fic family protein, giving the protein MELYNKAVELWQSYKIASAADLDKYLDSFRILFAFHSGKIENEEITYHDTREIFENGRVVGYTGSPRALFEQQNQKLCYELLKEKIVKKEPLSIELVKEMHKVLTGGTYDERRYIENEERPGEFKKHDYVTGVHEVGSAAEDVENDLTELIAEVNAYEGKDVLKAAAYLHARFEYIHPFADGNGRVGRTLMNYYLMTHNHPPLIVYNEDKRMYYECLQKYDEAEDLNPLYEFLKYETEKTWEKTLALVEGMKPERKGLSDFTQGM; this is encoded by the coding sequence TTGGAGCTATACAATAAGGCTGTTGAACTGTGGCAGTCATACAAAATTGCGTCTGCCGCTGATTTAGATAAATATCTTGACAGTTTCCGCATCCTGTTTGCGTTTCATTCCGGGAAAATAGAGAACGAGGAAATCACATACCACGATACAAGAGAAATCTTTGAAAACGGCAGGGTTGTGGGCTACACCGGGAGTCCCCGCGCTCTGTTTGAGCAGCAAAACCAAAAGCTGTGCTATGAGTTGTTGAAAGAAAAAATCGTCAAGAAGGAGCCTCTCAGCATCGAGTTGGTCAAGGAGATGCACAAGGTTCTCACCGGCGGGACATACGATGAGCGCAGGTATATTGAAAATGAGGAACGGCCAGGCGAATTTAAAAAGCACGATTATGTAACCGGCGTCCATGAGGTGGGCTCCGCTGCGGAAGATGTTGAAAACGACCTGACAGAGCTGATTGCCGAAGTAAATGCGTATGAGGGAAAGGATGTTTTGAAAGCCGCTGCCTACCTTCACGCGCGGTTTGAGTATATCCATCCCTTCGCAGACGGAAATGGACGTGTCGGCAGGACGCTGATGAATTACTATCTCATGACCCATAACCACCCGCCCCTTATCGTCTATAACGAGGATAAGCGGATGTATTACGAGTGCCTGCAAAAGTATGATGAAGCCGAGGATTTAAATCCCCTTTATGAGTTTCTCAAATATGAAACCGAAAAGACATGGGAAAAGACGCTGGCTCTTGTCGAAGGTATGAAGCCGGAACGCAAAGGCTTATCAGATTTTACCCAGGGCATGTAG
- a CDS encoding DUF6329 domain-containing protein produces MLKTKAIFERKTYDFQPRDCVIEKIIELTSQQYDAFSKNMLDDYDFIQNNIDLMYCDRQGVYHCLLVVGEDRPDGILVESEGSSYARYAAFLPNACDFLAAHQEQTQGLHDAEPESAGMKMNL; encoded by the coding sequence ATGTTAAAGACCAAGGCCATCTTTGAAAGAAAGACCTATGATTTTCAGCCCAGGGACTGCGTTATTGAAAAAATAATTGAGCTTACTTCACAGCAATACGATGCTTTTTCTAAAAACATGCTGGATGACTATGACTTTATCCAGAACAACATTGATCTCATGTACTGCGATAGGCAAGGTGTGTATCATTGCCTCTTAGTAGTGGGTGAGGACAGGCCGGACGGTATACTTGTAGAAAGTGAGGGAAGCAGTTACGCCCGCTACGCCGCATTTCTTCCCAACGCCTGTGATTTTCTCGCTGCGCATCAGGAGCAAACTCAAGGGCTTCATGATGCTGAGCCGGAATCTGCCGGCATGAAAATGAATTTATAG
- a CDS encoding DUF6103 family protein: MRETELKILFPTEKLDALRFFMGKKELDVEQELKDYLDKTYEKVVPAHVREYVESRLDQASPQEETPGQRAQEQQPEPQRERQSRQTRRQREQEVSGSASLSSQARQPELPEEQEESQGMGMNM, from the coding sequence ATGAGAGAAACGGAACTGAAGATACTGTTCCCTACGGAGAAGCTGGATGCACTCCGTTTTTTTATGGGCAAAAAGGAGCTGGATGTTGAGCAGGAGCTAAAGGATTACCTTGATAAAACTTATGAAAAAGTTGTTCCGGCACACGTTCGAGAATATGTGGAAAGCAGGCTTGACCAAGCATCACCGCAGGAGGAAACGCCTGGACAGAGAGCTCAGGAGCAGCAGCCGGAGCCACAAAGGGAACGCCAGTCAAGGCAGACCCGCCGCCAGCGTGAGCAAGAGGTGTCTGGATCAGCATCATTATCTTCGCAGGCCAGACAGCCGGAGCTGCCGGAAGAACAGGAAGAATCCCAGGGCATGGGCATGAACATGTAA
- a CDS encoding ParM/StbA family protein, giving the protein MIKVGVDNGNYNTKSSEGMLYASGYTASDKEFITPDMQLFYEGRYYAVGERRLRFQQDKTKEQDAFILTLPAIADAMKKAGTTNAEIALGVGLPIDSYGTQKEAFRRYFLRDNISFLFEGTSYRCRIAECKVFAQGHAALCRYYTRLKDYRSITLVDIGGYTVDVLTLHDFRLDRSSCASLRMGTITLYSRIQDTLQRSDILLSDELITDAIRGDIQHADSKLIHAVVEQAVAAYCKELLNALRERGLDLRLPTVFAGGGAELLEPMLHRSDLNTVAVLNRFANADGYKLLMG; this is encoded by the coding sequence ATGATCAAGGTTGGTGTGGACAACGGAAACTACAACACCAAATCCTCGGAGGGGATGCTCTATGCCTCCGGGTACACCGCAAGCGACAAGGAATTCATCACGCCGGACATGCAGCTCTTCTACGAGGGCAGGTATTACGCCGTCGGCGAGCGGCGTCTGCGCTTTCAGCAGGATAAAACCAAGGAGCAGGACGCCTTCATTTTGACCTTGCCTGCCATTGCAGACGCCATGAAAAAGGCAGGGACGACCAATGCGGAAATCGCCCTTGGCGTGGGTCTGCCCATTGACAGCTATGGGACGCAGAAGGAGGCGTTTCGTCGATACTTCCTGCGTGACAATATTTCGTTCCTGTTCGAGGGAACATCTTACCGCTGCCGCATCGCCGAGTGCAAGGTGTTCGCGCAGGGTCATGCGGCGCTGTGCCGGTATTATACGCGGCTGAAGGATTACCGCAGCATCACGCTGGTGGATATCGGCGGGTATACGGTGGATGTACTTACACTCCATGACTTCCGGTTGGACAGGTCGAGCTGTGCCAGCCTGCGCATGGGGACCATTACCCTCTACAGCCGCATACAGGATACGCTCCAGCGCAGTGACATCCTCCTGTCGGATGAGCTCATCACCGACGCGATTCGAGGGGATATCCAGCACGCCGACAGCAAATTGATCCATGCTGTGGTGGAGCAGGCTGTGGCGGCTTACTGCAAGGAGCTGCTCAATGCGCTCCGGGAGCGCGGACTTGACCTGCGGCTCCCCACGGTGTTCGCGGGCGGCGGTGCGGAACTGCTGGAACCAATGCTGCACAGGAGCGATCTCAATACTGTGGCGGTGCTGAACCGGTTTGCCAATGCGGACGGTTACAAGCTCCTGATGGGGTGA
- a CDS encoding DUF6103 family protein, whose translation MRKATVQIQYDTEKLCAIRQYMGKNDIALDNELDDVMQKLYEKHVPAPVREYIESRDSRVQEKPKRPARPSSTAAANNEVNTTV comes from the coding sequence ATGAGAAAGGCAACGGTCCAAATTCAATACGACACCGAGAAGCTTTGCGCCATACGCCAGTACATGGGCAAAAATGACATTGCCCTTGACAATGAACTGGACGATGTGATGCAAAAGCTCTACGAAAAGCATGTCCCCGCACCAGTTCGTGAGTACATTGAAAGCCGGGATTCCAGGGTGCAGGAAAAGCCGAAAAGACCGGCCCGGCCTTCCTCTACGGCTGCTGCCAATAATGAAGTCAACACCACCGTGTAA